One Coffea eugenioides isolate CCC68of chromosome 2, Ceug_1.0, whole genome shotgun sequence genomic window, TGAAGCGGGAAATCGAAAATTTGATCCGGCAGGGATACCTGAAGCAATTCGTCCGCAAGGATGGAGGCTTCAACCGAAGCGTCTCCCACCGGGAGAACCGAGGCCCCCGCCGAGACGATCGACGGGACACGAACATGCATTACCGAGGTCCCGAAGACCGTAGGGAGGACAAGCAGCCCCCACGCGATGGCTCACCGGGCTACGGCCCCAACATCGCAGGGGTGATCAACACCATCGCGGGTGGACCAACGGGAGGAGACAGCCAGAACTCCCGGAAGCGGACATACCGCCAGGCCGAGATGGAGGTGGCCGAGCCGAGCTCTCGGCTGTCCGAGGTCATCACCTACGGTCCCGCTGACCCCGTTCCTGCGGCCTCCAGCAATCATGAagctcttgtgattgaagtccTCACCAACAACTACGTAGTCAAAAAGGTCTACGTAGACCCCGGAAGCTCGGTAGACGTCTTGTACTACCGGACTTTcgaaagtttgaaactgaccaGGGAGCAACTCACTCCTGTCAGGACTCCCCTCGTGGGATTCGGGGGACACGTCGTCCACCCGGAAGGCATGTTGACCCTGGTGGTAACAATCGGGCGTCATCCACGCTGCCGAACTGTGCCTGTCAGTTTTGCGGTGGTCAAAGCAGACTCCCCCTACAATATGCTGATAGGCCGGCCCACGCTCAATGCCTTGAGAGCCGTATACTCCACCTACCACCTGAGCTTTAAATTCCCAACATCTGCGGGGGTGGCCGAGGTAAGCAGCGATGTGGGCGCCGCCCGGGAGTGCTACCTCGCCACCATTCAAGCAGCAGTCACCCACCGGCCCTCACCGAGGTCAGAAGAAAAGAGGCCAGCGGTCCTCTCCATAGACCGCATCGACCCTCAGAAGGCAGAAGAGCCCAACAGGCTGGAGCCCGGGGATGAGGTGGAACTGGTGGTAGTGGATGAAGCGAAACCTGACCAAGTGGTCCAAGTAGGGGCTGGACTACCCTCACccctgaaagaagaaatgatctCCCTGATCAAAGACCACCGAGACGTCTTCGCGTGGTCCGCGGATGAAGTGGTCGGAGTGCCACCCGAACTCATGACCCACCAACTCAACGTTGACCCACAGGCCCGACCTGTGCGACAGAAACGAAGGCACTTCGGCCCCGAACGTAGTCAGGCCATATCGGATGAGGTCGACAAGCTCTTGCCGGCCAAGATGATCCACGAAGTCCAATATCCCGCCTGGCTGTCCAATCCAGTCATGGTCAAAAAGGACACCGGTGGATGGAGAATGTGTGTCGACTTCACCGACCTCAACAAGgcctgccccaaagattgctatcCTCTGCCGAGAATAGACGCCCTCGTCGACGCGGCGATGGGGTATGAAATCCTCTGCTTCCTAGATGCCTTCAAAGGGTACCACCAAATAGGAATGAGTGAGGAGGACCAAGAAAAAACGGCGTTCTACACCGACCGAGGTACTTATTGTTACACTACCATGCCCTTCGGGCTAAAGAACGCCGGGGCGACCTACCAAAGGCTGATCAACCGACTCTTCCAGAATCAGATCGGCCGCAATGTGGAGGCCTATGTGGATGACATCCTCGTTAAAAGCCTCGCCACTTCATCCTTTCTGTCAGACGTGAGGGAAGTCTTTGGTGTCCTGCGAGACTCGAGGATGAAGCTGAATCCCAAGAAGTGCGTCTTCGGCGTCACCTCGGGAAAATTCTTGGGGTATCTGGTTTCCCACCGGGGAATCGAGGCCAACCCCGACAAGGTGAAAGCCATTCATGACATGTCTCCACCCCGGAACATCCGAGAAGTCCAACGGCTGAATGGACGCCTGGCCGCGCTGAATCGCTTCCTGTCCCAATCAGCTGAGAAAGCTCTGCCTTTCTTTAAGGTGCTGAAAAATGCTGACCAGTTCGCCTGGACTGAGGAGTGTCAGGCTGCTTTCGACCAGCTGAAGCAGTACTTGCATCACCTACCAACTCTCGCTTCACCTCGGCCCGAGGAGAagctctacctctacctctccGCAGCCGACGAGGCTGTCAGCGCTGTGCTCATCCGAGATGAGGGCACCCAAGTGCCGGTCTACTACGTCAGCCGAGCCCTCCGCGGGCCGGAGACCCGATACACGCAGGTGGAAAAACTTGTGCTGGGGCTCGTCCACGCAGCTCGGCGGTTGAAACCCTATTTCTTAGCCCATCCCATCTCGGTCAGGACCGACCAACCCATTCGGCAAATATTGGTGCGACCCGAAGCTTCTGGTCGCCTCACCAAGTGGGCTGTCGAATTGGGAGAATATGACTTGTCCTACGAGCCGCGCACCGCCATAAAAGCTCAAGCTTTAGCTGACTTCCTTGCTGAGCTCACCTTCACGGAAGGTCCGGAGTCCACTTCAGCCTTACCCGAGGTGTCCACCTCATCCCTGTGGACATTGTATGTCGATGGATCCTCTAATGGAGACGGCTGCGGAGCCGGACTGCTCCTGGAAGGACCTCAGGGGGAGGTTTGCTCTTACGCCCTCCGCTTTGACTTCCCGGCCACCAACAATGAATCCGAGTACGAGGCTCTAATCGCTGGACTCCAGCTAGCCCGCAACCTCGGCGCCCAGCAAATCCATGTCCGCAGTGACTCCCAGCTCGTGGTACGCCAAGTTATTGGTGAGTACGAGGCCAAGGATGAGACCATGCAACGGTACCTctccaaagttcaccaactcACCGCGTACTTCAAGTCATTCGAAATCCAAAGGATCCCTCGGTCCCAGAATAAGCGAGCCGACGCCTTATCCCGGCTGGCTTCCACTTCATTCTCTGACCTCAACAAAACCGTCTTGGTGGAGGTCCTGAGTGAACCAGGGTACGTGGAAGAGGTGGCCTGCCCCGTGCACTCTGAAGAAACTTGGATGACCCCGTTCATCCTTTTCTTGGGTCAAGGAGTCCTTCCCGAAGACCGAGCTGAAGCAAGGAAGATACAACGCAAAGCCGCTCGGTATGCACTCCGCGATGGAGAACTATATAAGCGCTCCTACCTCGGCCCATGGTTGAGGTGTGTCACCCCCGAGGCAGGACGCGAGGTCCTCCACGAGATCCACGAGGGCCTATGTGGGGCTCACATCGGCCACAGGATGCTAGCTAAGAAAGCTATGCTCCTGGGATATTTCTGGCCATCACTTCGGCAAGACTCCCAGGACCTCGTTCTCGGCTGCCCTTCCTGCCAAGTCCACGCACCCGAGCACCACCAGCCTTCAAACTTCATGGTCCCCATCACTTCACCCTGGCCGTTTGAGCAATGGGGGACAGACATCATAGGTCCCTTCCCCAAAGCCGTCGGGGGTTATACATTCTTAGTAACCGCTGTGGAttacttcaccaagtgggtCGAGGCCGAGCCACTTCGGACCATCTCAGGGCTGgccattcaaaaattcttttggaagTGCATTATCTGCCGCTTCGGCATACCTCGGGTCATCATCTCGGACAATGGGAGACAGTTTGCCGAGAACCCGTTCAAGACTTGGTGCGAGAACCTCGGCATCAAACAACACTTCACTTCGGTAGGCCACCCCCAGGCCAATGGTCAAGCAGAAAACTTCAACCGGACTCTTCTACATGGTCTCAGGACCCGACTACACCGAGCTGGGTCATCTTGGGTGGAGGAACTCCCCAGTGTCCTGTGGTCGTATCGGACCACGCCGAGGTCAGCGACGCGAGAGACCCCATTCTCCCTGACCTACGGCGCCGAGGCGGTCATCCCGGCTGAGATCCTTACCCCCAGCCCTCGGCTGGCAGCCTATGCCGCCGAGGTGAACGACGAAGAGAGGCAGCTGGACCTCGACCTCGTCGAAGAACGAAGGAATCTCGCCTCAGCCCGGATAGCTTCTTACAAGAACACACTGGCACACTACTACAATGCCCGCGTGAGACATCGTAGATTCCAACCTGGAGACTTGGTTCTTAGAAAAAACTCAGTCAGCCGAGCTGAACCGCAAGGGAAATTATGCCCGAAATGGGAAGGCCCTTACCGAGTTGTGGAATCTGACGCTAAGGGGTATTGTAAACTGAGTTACCGAGATGGCTCATTAGTGCCGAGGTCTTGGCACGCCGAGAACCTCAGATTGTATTACGCCTGAATTTTTAATCAAGTAATGACTTCAGCTATTATGTTATTCTTCAATATCGTTGTTACGCtattaaaaaataagggggACAAGCAAGGGATGAAGtcaaagcaagaaattaaagcaCTGAGACGAGAAGAAATATGCTTTCATTCAATAAGAAAGAGCGTTACAAAAGTACAAGGCCGAGGTCCGAATGCTACTAAGCACTCtccacctcggccaccccctTAAAGCCGCGAGCCTAGACCCCCGTCTCGGCTCCATCCCCGGTCTTGGCTCCCTCCTGGGCATCCTTCTCTTCGGCCTCTTTTCCGCCGGGGTGAACTTTATCTCCATGCTCTTTGCCGACGTCCCCTCCGGCTTCGTCTCCCTCAGCGTCCTCTCCTCCAGCTTCTTCCACTTCCACGTCCTCGAACACTTCGTCGAGTTCGGACAGCCACTTGTTGAACTCGACCTGGACTTCGGCCAAATTCCTTCCTGCCTGAATGCCTTCGGCCATCCGATCGCATAACTCCTTGGAGTCCTCATTGTAGCTGGTATGGTTTTTTAAGGACTCCAAGGCCTCGGAGGAGAGGTGAGCTGCGGCCTCGTCAACGGCCGATGTGAAGCCAAACATGAAGTTAGGCGTAAGTAGTTGGCCGAGGTCCTTGATGAAGGCCTCGGACTTCCGAAAAGCGTCTACGGCCGAGGCTCCGGTACCCTCGAGAGCTTGCTCGTGGGACGCCTTCACCTCGTCCCCCCTCTTCTGCTCCTCTTCGAGGGCCGATCGGAGACTGTTGATAGTAGCCGCGGCCTCCTCATCCTTCACCTCGGCCTCCTTAAGCCGCCTTTCAAGCTCGGCCTTCTCAGACTCGGACACCAACAGTTTTTTCTCCAACTTGGAGATTTGATTCTGCAACTTGCCGGTGTCCTGTTCCTCGACCAGAGCACAGTAGCGGTGTGCCATCTCGGCCACAAAGGCCGAGGTGGAAGCTGTGGACACCATGAGACTTTGAACCATCTCGGCCGGGCTCAGCTTCTTCATGAACTCCAAGTCCCTCGGCAAGGGGGAGTGCATCACTAGTTCTTGGGCAACCCGAGGATGCTGGCACCTGTCGTTGACCGAAATTTTCCAGTCCGGACACCAATGCCCGCCGGGGTGCGTCTTATCGCCTCCGGGAAACACTGGGGGGCTATGGAAACGATTCCATAGCGAGGTCCCCGACACCGGATtaactggaggcttcagctgCTTGCCTCGGCCAGAAGGAGATGTGACTGTTGTAACAACTCCAAGGGGAACTCCCTCTGGCACAGACGAGGTGGACCCAGTAGTCGCCGTGGCCGAGCTGCTCTGGCCAACCTTGGTGGGAGTGCCTTTAGACGCCGAAGTCTTAGCGGCTGGTCCTTGtgacttcttcttctttggcgGAGGTGCCGATGTCTCGTCAGTGCTCTTCCTCTTCTGCCTCTTGGCCACTTCGGACGAGCCAGAGACGACGAGGTCGGACAGTTTAGTCACTGCACAAAGAGCAAATATTATCATGTGCCTTAGCCGAAGTGAAATCAAAGCtatgaaagaaaattacaagGTATCTTAAGTTTAGTGGAGGTGAAGGGAGTCTTGTCAAGAGGGATCAAAGCTCGGCTAATTCCCCCGTCAACCAGCACGGCTTCGGGGTAGTCCAGACTGTATATCCGAAGTCCCGACCCCATCAGCTTCTGGAAGTCCTCCTCCTTGGCATCCCCAGCAGAGGGATCGGCCTTCGCTTTGATTGGCCTCCACCAAAAGCCCCTGGGGAAGTCCATTTCGGACACAAAGAAGTAGTCGCgcttccaattcttgattgaGCTGGGAGCGCCGACCACCAACTTCGGAATGGCATTGTTCCGATTGCCAACATAGAACCATCCCTTGTCTGTCCCGTGCGCCTTGAGGGTATAGCATCGGCGGAAGAGGTCGACAGACGGAGTCACCTCCTGATGTCGGCACAGCATCTCGAACCCAATAATGATGCGGATCGCATTCGGGGCGAGTTGGGTAATCCTCACGCCGAAGTGACGGAGCAGATCCCTGAAGAACCTCGACGTAGGCATCCTCAGCCCGGCCTCCAATTGTTGGACATAGATGGCCACCATGCCAATGGGGGGCTTCTCGGCTGAGTCATCCACCCCGGGCGGTGTGATCTCGTACCCCGACCGGAAAGGGTACTTGTTTATCACCTTCACGGCCCTATCTCTTCCGATGCGACTCCTAAACTTCGGCATCTTGCCGAAGTCGATGTTGGATGTATCTTCGGGAGCGACAGGCTCCAGTGCGTCCTCGTCGTGTGGTATCTCGACGCCGAGCTCCTCATCATAGGCCACTTCGGAGCCACTCTCGCTCATCTCGGATGACTCCAACTCGACGTCAACCTCCTCGCGGGTCTCCTCGGTGGATCCTTCCCCAGAGCTCGGCGTCGACCCATCAGAGCTGGACGTCGTCACTTCTACAGGATCCGGCCTCACCTCGGTTCGGTAACTCGGTGTCACGGTTTCTTTGTGGGTCTTAGCTGTTTTGGCCATGGGTGAAAGATGAGgtaagaaagaagaagaatacTTACTATTGCCTACGGAGTTGGACGAAGTTGATGACCTCGGCTTTGATCTCGGCTACTAGACCGACCTCGGCTGAAAGAACTGACCTCGGCTACGCTCGTGAACTTGCAAATCTCAGATGAAAATGAAAGGTGTGAGAAGTGCGGTGAGGGGGCCCCCCCTATTTATAAGGGTTTGGGCGGAATATGAAGAGGCGGCAAGAATGCGAAAGGACGGCCACGTTCGAACTCAGAACGTCGTGCCTCcctctctcctcattaatgCCCCGTCCTTTCGGCTGACACCCTGCACGAAACGTCCCACTACTTCACGACGCGACGGTTACCAGTGACCACGTCCTGTCAACTGACACGTCCACGTGTCGCGTCCCCGCATCTTCCGGGGCAGTTTCGGGACTCCGACTCTCTACAACTTCGGCACAAGGAAGCCTCGGAACCTCCCTAGCCCGGAGCTCccgaggcttggggggcttattgaggatgctcacctcggccatccTTCATGACCGAGGTGAACTCACCTCGTCCTTCATCAGAGCTCATCCGCGACTCGGGGATATCCCCTAAGCTCGGCTAAATCCCTAGTCTACCGGgtaggtgacctcggcacctTCACCTCAGCTGCACGCTAATGATGTCAGGACACCTGACATCACCCGGGATCAGTGTGCTTTATTTGAAAAGCACTGTTGCACTTAATGGCTACTGCAAAGGACTCCCCGTCACCCTGTCCgggcggctacagtgtcagagtcaggccATCTGACAGGGAgcagagccgtaatggcaggACATGGGTCCCGCCGGCATAAGACCTCCGTCATGCCCTCCACTCTCGTTCTATAAATACCCCGcacactcccaacaagtaagcatacACTGTTCGTTTGCTCATACTCTAGCATATTTCTCattctcatactaacttgatcgtcggagtgatcccaggggagaagccccgccattcacttcggacaagGAGGTTGACTTCGGATCCAGGAGTTCACCTCACCTCATCTCAAAGAGGACTGATTCAGGTCGGTTCAGCTACCAACCAAAAATCGCCtcttcaatcatttttttgaagTTCAGAAGTTGTCGTGTTTCTCTCCGATCTCTGCAAAAAGCAAAAGAGGAAGAGATTTTCAACTAGTTGAACTGCCAAACGACGACGTCCTGTACATTTCTGAACATGGGTTGGGCTGATGGAATTCAAGAGATTGTGGGCTAGCGTGAGAGCCAACTATGATCCCGGAGGCCTCTAGAGCTGTAAGGTGTGAAAATGAATTTGTTAATTATAATGGACCCTGTTCCAAGCGTGGTACACTACTAAGTGTAGCCGAGTTGTGTTAGTTTTGCTTACTTGGATGAGTTGGAGCCCGAGTTGCATCGCGTTAAAGTCGAATAGTGACCATAAAAGTACTAATATTCGTCAAATTCAAGTTTAGACAAGTTACTTTAAAACTTTTAACTTATCAATGTGATATACAAATATTATTATAGTTCTTACTTTGAAGTTTATATCATACAAGATACATGTATTTTGGTCAAGAATATTTTGATCTAGTGGTTAGAATTGAAATCTTAGAAACTAGAAGTATTGAGTTCAAAtgtccatttttttctttctatttcttaaatttcacaccttttttacttaaaaaatattttaaaaaaccTGAAATTTATTTCCTTATCGCATCTATAAATTCCTCTATTAACAATGAAAATGACAATTTATTTCTGATTCATTTTGGCATTTCTAAGTTTAATCATTTCTGCCATACCTAAGCTTGACTATGTAGTGTGTGAGTTATTAGAAAGAAGcccaatgaaaaaaaaaaaaaaagagttactagaaagaaaaggaaatgctGTAGATCTCTAAATTTAGAATTCTAATATTAATATTTTGCATGATCACAGAATTGAAGGAATTACATAATCACATATTAATTATGTGGGACGGAACAAAGAAATCAAATCACAATAATTTTAGATCTAAAACAATGAAGAATGTCACATAAATTGTGATCAATAAGTTCTATAAACTTTGATCACTGTAGTTGGTCTAATAACCAAAGAAGGGCTCTTGGACTCTTCCTcattattaaattcaaaatttgaatcttAAACCTAATACTTGGAGGTGGGAAGGGTACAAGGAGAGATGagaaaggttaaaaaaaaaatctcatagAAAAATACTATAAAATAGCCTATTTATAACCCAAAAGGCACTCAAATATGCAATCACCTAATATAGCACCAATTGCTAAATTTAAATTAACGAAAGtcctaaaatatttttaaatttgtCAACAAATACTAACACGTTACAATATTACAATTGTTGTCAAGCATTGTGCTGATGCGAATTCTTGGTTTGTGGTTCATTGACTTAATAATTGACACTATTGTTCTTTTATTTCATGGTCgtttccttgcactttcgttGCCGTTTCCGGATGTGGcttttattttgatatttttctgCACA contains:
- the LOC113759708 gene encoding uncharacterized protein LOC113759708 yields the protein MRSTRSRSGRVPSTGAGQTSGAQQDRISEDPGSQRTQPNNEDAIAKMAEYLKRQGKEKAESSKRRPTKSPEVPSGEDSEDGRLSRSTSRRASSKATSKIASISRAFSRGLLGKRAEDPPRRPGGLASDYMRAPPFTDDINGEMVPPNFKLPNLHTYDGRGDPEDHLRAFISAFRLYCVPDAVICRAFPIFLHGTARKWFWSLEPGSISSLDELIDRFIHRFVSSRPITKTSAYLLNLQQGQGESLRSYAQRFNEENVQIPDQNEQVTIVAFTNGLVAGIFNTEIHRQYPRTLRELWERVDQGIRSEDVNRMKREAQASRTGQDPRRRKDTGRSEPGPSGTSNQPRDRRSVFDRIVKGRSSTSDAELTPLNSSRTHVLAVMRQNHLGRNPPEIPGRRDKRNSNLYCAYHRDVGHETEDCNDLKREIENLIRQGYLKQFVRKDGGFNRSVSHRENRGPRRDDRRDTNMHYRGPEDRREDKQPPRDGSPGYGPNIAGVINTIAGGPTGGDSQNSRKRTYRQAEMEVAEPSSRLSEVITYGPADPVPAASSNHEALVIEVLTNNYVVKKVYVDPGSSVDVLYYRTFESLKLTREQLTPVRTPLVGFGGHVVHPEGMLTLVVTIGRHPRCRTVPVSFAVVKADSPYNMLIGRPTLNALRAVYSTYHLSFKFPTSAGVAEVSSDVGAARECYLATIQAAVTHRPSPRSEEKRPAVLSIDRIDPQKAEEPNRLEPGDEVELVVVDEAKPDQVVQVGAGLPSPLKEEMISLIKDHRDVFAWSADEVVGVPPELMTHQLNVDPQARPVRQKRRHFGPERSQAISDEVDKLLPAKMIHEVQYPAWLSNPVMVKKDTGGWRMCVDFTDLNKACPKDCYPLPRIDALVDAAMGYEILCFLDAFKGYHQIGMSEEDQEKTAFYTDRGTYCYTTMPFGLKNAGATYQRLINRLFQNQIGRNVEAYVDDILVKSLATSSFLSDVREVFGVLRDSRMKLNPKKCVFGVTSGKFLGYLVSHRGIEANPDKVKAIHDMSPPRNIREVQRLNGRLAALNRFLSQSAEKALPFFKVLKNADQFAWTEECQAAFDQLKQYLHHLPTLASPRPEEKLYLYLSAADEAVSAVLIRDEGTQVPVYYVSRALRGPETRYTQVEKLVLGLVHAARRLKPYFLAHPISVRTDQPIRQILVRPEASGRLTKWAVELGEYDLSYEPRTAIKAQALADFLAELTFTEGPESTSALPEVSTSSLWTLYVDGSSNGDGCGAGLLLEGPQGEVCSYALRFDFPATNNESEYEALIAGLQLARNLGAQQIHVRSDSQLVVRQVIGEYEAKDETMQRYLSKVHQLTAYFKSFEIQRIPRSQNKRADALSRLASTSFSDLNKTVLVEVLSEPGYVEEVACPVHSEETWMTPFILFLGQGVLPEDRAEARKIQRKAARYALRDGELYKRSYLGPWLRCVTPEAGREVLHEIHEGLCGAHIGHRMLAKKAMLLGYFWPSLRQDSQDLVLGCPSCQVHAPEHHQPSNFMVPITSPWPFEQWGTDIIGPFPKAVGGYTFLVTAVDYFTKWVEAEPLRTISGLAIQKFFWKCIICRFGIPRVIISDNGRQFAENPFKTWCENLGIKQHFTSVGHPQANGQAENFNRTLLHGLRTRLHRAGSSWVEELPSVLWSYRTTPRSATRETPFSLTYGAEAVIPAEILTPSPRLAAYAAEVNDEERQLDLDLVEERRNLASARIASYKNTLAHYYNARVRHRRFQPGDLVLRKNSVSRAEPQGKLCPKWEGPYRVVESDAKGYCKLSYRDGSLVPRSWHAENLRLYYA